The sequence GTTACTATTGCACGCCCATGtctccctgcctcctccttcccctcTGTCTCATCTACTCCAGGCTCCCATCCCTTGGGAAGCTCCTTGCCCTGCTGTCTGGCTCAATGGAAACAGTCAAGGCTGTGAAGTCAGACACACCTGGGCTCCAGTTCCTGCTCTGCGTATCATCTCACCTcactgcacctcagtttcctcacctgtaaaatacaGGTGATCACACCAACCTCCCTGACTTGTGAGGACACAGGGCGGGGGCCAAGACCCAAGCCTTGCCCTTACTGGGCAGGGGTGCTCAGGTAGGGGACCATAGGTCCCAGCTTGCCTGGACAGGCACTGTTTCCCCTTGTTGTCCCTGGGTAATTATTAGGGCCCCCTTCACTCACAAAACTGCCCCAGTATAGACAGTTAATTATATGGTTGCCCTTGTCTCAGGAGACCCCATAGGCTGGGCCAGAGGGAAGTCCAGGCTGGTAGGCCTCGTCCTAGCCCCAACCAGGCTCTGCATTCCATTTTACTAATGGGGAGACTGAGGGGAAAAATTCTCTAAAGATCACTTCAGGGGCCTCACCTATCCAAATCCTGGTCTCCCAACAACCTGCCTGGGTCTCCCACCTCCTTCCTTCCACTGCCTTTCCTCCTACACACACTCCATCTGTTCACAGGCTAGATGGACTCCTGGGACCCAGGGCCCAACCATCCTGCTCCTTCCTCTAAGGAAGGGCTCCACCCACAGGGCCAGTGTGGGacctgccccccccgcccccacaggGAGTCTGTGGTACCTGAAACCTGCTCGGTTCTGTCTCAGCCAGGTTCCAAGTCTCCTCCCTAACTCACTCCAGGCCACAGGCCTGGAGACAGGGGTAGGGGGGAACATGCAGAGCCCAGGAGGGCTCAGCCTGGTGGGTAGGAGTCTTCCAGATGAGGGAAAGTGGGTCAGCCTCTACCTGAGGCTGAACGCATCACCCCAGAGAACTGGTAGCCCCTTACTCTTAGAAACAACTCAAGTGGAGACTCAAAAATGGCCTCTCTCAGCTCTGTCTCCCTGCCCCAGGGTCTGAAAAGCCAGTCTGGTCTCATACCCTTCTGCTTCAATCCAAGCCTGGGAGCTCTGGTATGAGGTTGCCTTCCTGCCTCCAGCCCTGACCTGGATGAGGGTTCCCAACCATTGCATGGGGCAGCTGTTGAATCCCTGTGCCCTTGCCTCCCAATGCCCACACAGGAATATGTCATCCAAGAAGCTGGCTGAACCAGCTTTCCCAGGCCCTGGTGTGGCGGAGTGCGTGTCTCCACCTCTGCACAGGGAGACACCTGCACCAGTGGTCCCCCAGTTGGCCCCTGCCACCTCCCCTGCCCTagcccttcccctggagctcagaACCAGCTCTCTGCCATTGCTCTATTTTTGGCCAGACCCTCCCCaggaatcctaaccctacccactTGAAGGTCTGTGAGCTTACTGGGCCCACCTGCCTTCATTTCCCcaggaaactaaggcccagagaggaggAGGCACTTCCCAGGAACACACTGCAAATTGGGGACAGAGCCAAACTGGGGCCTCACATCTCCTGGAGCTGAAAGGAGAGAGAATAAGGAGAAGGTGAAGGTGGATAGTAGAGAAAAGGGCTgagaagagaggaagaggaggagaaagtgAGGGGAGGAAGGAAGCTGGGAGCTGGAGAAGTTCCAGAAGTCATCTTCCTGGTCAGGGACAGTAGGGCTGGCTGCTCCAGACTCTCTTGAgtgttggggtgggggggacTTTGCTGTCCCCAGAGTTGATCTAGAGGCCTGCCTCCTGGCCCCACCCACAAAAAACTCCCCAACAAGCCAGACCTGACCTCAGGGCCTAGGGGCCAGGGAGCCGGCCCCACGCCCTGCAGACGTTCTTCCTGAGTTACCAAGCAGCCCCAGGGAGGGCCACACCTCTCGCTGACATTTGCCCTCCCTGTTGTCCCCAGGACTCAGCCACCTGCCAGGTCAGCCCCAACTCACTCCTCAGACGAGAAGCAGACTCCAGAAGAGGGAGTTGGATGGGGGTATGTGGGCAGTACCCTGGCCCCCTGGTTCCGCTCCCCTGGCCCGGCCTGGCGCCCCTGTGTGACCCGGGATGAGTCATTTCCCTGGCAGTTCCTTGACAGCCCCAGCAGTAACAGGCGGGGGCCCATCCTGTCCTCTCCTATAGAGGGGGCATGAGAACTGAAAACAAGGCTGGGCTTGAGAGGCAGCCAACACAGACATGTCcttggggaggtggtgggaggaagGGACAGACCCAGCTGGGCTTCTGACTCCCAGTGCAACTGTCCATCTCTGGAtaccagtttcttcatctgcaaaatgggggcaGCAATCCCCCTGCACACAGATAGGGAGCTCACAAGATAGGCAGAGGATGAGAACAGGCTCTGAAGCTACAGACAGGGCAAGGGAGCTTGTGAGGAGTGGGAATGTAGGCCTGCACTCTGTGCTCTCATTATCAGGTTCTGTGTGTGTCAACATGAGCCCGTGCGCTCTTCAGTGGTGAGGCCTGGGGCCTGATCATTTCTATGTTACTTCGAAAGGCCTCAATGCATGGTGGTTAAATGATTAAGTCAGACAGAAACAGAggaaacaaatgaatgaacactGTCAACAATAAGGTAAACAGTGTGCTCCGTGAGGACAGGGACCAGGCCTGTCCACAACAATATCCCTGCGCCTAGAATagcacctggcacatggtaaggtCTCaacacatttgttgaatgaataagtaagacaACAGAAAGACGAGATGAGCTGCTCTGTTCTGCCTAGATCATCCCAGTTTCCCCAGTGCCCAGCAAGCAGAGTGCCAGAGTCCGTAAGGGTTTCCTGCCTGCACAGGGTCTTACCTTTCTGCAGGTGGATGATGTCCGGGAAGTTGGAGAGCAGGCCCtggtagagagacagcatgtcaAGCATCTGGAAGAGGTCGTTCTTGGGCTGCTCAGCGAACATCTCACCGACAGCTTCGTAGGTGCGGCCCGTGTGAGAAATGGCATTGTTGAGGGCCTCAGAGCCAAAGGGGGGGTCCATCTGGAAGGAATGACTGATGGCCTGGAAGGCACTGCCCAGCTTCTGGAATTCCTTGCGGAAGCCCCCCACATGCTTACGCACCAGCTCTGATGCCACAGTGCTGAGCTGCAGGACGCTGTCATCCATCTTCTTGCTGAAGGCCTTGAAGGTGTCCACACGGTCCTCCACATCCTGCAGGTCCTGGTGCTCTGTGGGAATCTGGAAGGTGAGCAAGAAGCTGGCACCCACCATCTCGTCCCTCTCCGCCCGGCGTTTGCCCATCTTCCACTGCCTGTTATCCAGGCAGCTGAGGAAATGCTGGAAGCCTTCATACTGAGAGAGCACAGGGTGGCTGGTCATGTGGTCCATCCAGAGGATAAGCCGCCGCTTCCGCTTCTCAATGAAGTCTTCCTCAAAACGGCCTGTGGCCTGCTTCTCAGGCAGGTGGGGCACTGAGATGACAGTGAACTTGTGCAGCAGGCGGTTGTAGAGCCAATCGAAGTGTTTATAGCGCCGGTAGACAGGTGAGCCAACGTGGCTGGGTGTAACCTTGTAGGAAATGTAGCTTTTGATGCCCTTGAATTTGGTCTGTTTGGTGGGATCCTCCACGGTGCAAGCAAATGGGTGGGGGTTGGCCTTCCACTGGGGGCCACGAGGGCCCATTTCAATGGAATATGTCTCAATGATCTTGGTCATCATGGGCACATCACCCAGGATAAAGGCCTCCACTCCAGAGCGCACAAAGCATGAGAAACGGTTGAGGTTGCGCCCCACCATGCTGCCTCGCTTGGCTAACGCCAGGCTATCCTGCCGCTCTAGGGTTGGCTTGGGCCGGAAAGCCATGTGCTGGCTGGGGTAGGCACCTGGGTAGGAGAGGTTGAGTGGGGGGTGCCCATTGGTGCCCAGCCCACCAGCTGGCGGTTCCTCCACCACTGTGCAGCTGTCATCCCAGTCATCCCAGTCATCTTCATCATCCTCCTCAAAGCTGCCCTGGTTAGAGATGAAACCACTGCCCCCAGCGGTACTGGCTGAGTTGGCCACACTGGGGCTGTCGTGCAAGCTCACCTGGGTGCCCAGAGAGGCTGCAGGGCTGATGGAGTAGTAGGCATGGTTGGAGCTGGCATCAGAACGGATGATCTCCACATAAGAGGCGGGAAAGAGCCCGGTCTCACCGCGGCTATTCTGGCCCTGCAGCCAGCCGTCCAGCGAGGTTTCACTAAAGATGACCAGGTCCTCATCCTGCTGGATGCTGATTTCCTCCTTGTTCTCGCTGCGGAAGTCATAGAGAGCTCGGCCTTTCAGTGCCATCGTGAGCTGGGTGGTAGAGATGGGAAGGAGAGGGTGCTGCCAGAACCCCAGATGCTCACTAAGCTGTCCAAGAATACACTAGCTGCTCGGAGCCTGTCTCTGCAGCCTGGTCCCTCAGCCCCTAAGGCAGGGTCTCAGCACCCATGGATGCTGTCCAGCCTCCCTCTCTTCAGAGCAATGTCCATGGCTCAGAAACTGCCCTATCCAGTCTCCAGGCACAGGACCGTGAGCAGGGAGGGCTCATGTCCACAGTCTTCCTTCCTGCCCTCAGCAGACCCTGAGGGGTATGTGCGGGAGGACTCTCCCTCCTCCTACTCCCAGAAGAAAAGCCAAGTGACTTAGTGAAACCAGCCCTTCCAGGGCAAGAGTTCCACACTTTCCACTGGAATAATGTTCTGAAATAGAAGAGAATCACTAGGAAACCACGGTTCCTGAAACCCAAGCAGGGCCCTGCCGTCCCTCTGGCTCCCAGCTTCTTCTGGCTGCTCTGCCCTCGGGAGGCTCTCGCATTCCTTCGCGGATCggctccttcctccttcctcctcctcctgggcCACCGGGTTTTCAAAAATCCAGAAAATCCAAGAGGGGCAAGGAGAAAGCACAGCCGCCTGAATCGAGTCCAAGGGTGGATGTGTCCGGCTTCACAACGAGCCAGGCCGGGAAAACAAGGACTGAGGCTTACACAACAGGCCGCCAACTCCCGACCCCGGCGGCGCAGCAGGCAGGCCCCAGGCCGGCTCGAGGTGCCCTCTCCCCGCCCCCCGAGAGGCCAGCCCCGACTCCGGGGAAGGAGGGAGCGCGACGAGCCTGTCTAGCGACTTCT comes from Loxodonta africana isolate mLoxAfr1 chromosome 13, mLoxAfr1.hap2, whole genome shotgun sequence and encodes:
- the SNX33 gene encoding sorting nexin-33 isoform X1 — protein: MALKGRALYDFRSENKEEISIQQDEDLVIFSETSLDGWLQGQNSRGETGLFPASYVEIIRSDASSNHAYYSISPAASLGTQVSLHDSPSVANSASTAGGSGFISNQGSFEEDDEDDWDDWDDSCTVVEEPPAGGLGTNGHPPLNLSYPGAYPSQHMAFRPKPTLERQDSLALAKRGSMVGRNLNRFSCFVRSGVEAFILGDVPMMTKIIETYSIEMGPRGPQWKANPHPFACTVEDPTKQTKFKGIKSYISYKVTPSHVGSPVYRRYKHFDWLYNRLLHKFTVISVPHLPEKQATGRFEEDFIEKRKRRLILWMDHMTSHPVLSQYEGFQHFLSCLDNRQWKMGKRRAERDEMVGASFLLTFQIPTEHQDLQDVEDRVDTFKAFSKKMDDSVLQLSTVASELVRKHVGGFRKEFQKLGSAFQAISHSFQMDPPFGSEALNNAISHTGRTYEAVGEMFAEQPKNDLFQMLDMLSLYQGLLSNFPDIIHLQKGAFAKVKESQRMSDEGRMVQEEADGIRRRCRVVGFALQAEMNHFHQRRELDFKHMMQSYLRQQILFYQRVGQQLEKTLRMYDHL
- the SNX33 gene encoding sorting nexin-33 isoform X2 translates to MALKGRALYDFRSENKEEISIQQDEDLVIFSETSLDGWLQGQNSRGETGLFPASYVEIIRSDASSNHAYYSISPAASLGTQVSLHDSPSVANSASTAGGSGFISNQGSFEEDDEDDWDDWDDSCTVVEEPPAGGLGTNGHPPLNLSYPGAYPSQHMAFRPKPTLERQDSLALAKRGSMVGRNLNRFSCFVRSGVEAFILGDVPMMTKIIETYSIEMGPRGPQWKANPHPFACTVEDPTKQTKFKGIKSYISYKVTPSHVGSPVYRRYKHFDWLYNRLLHKFTVISVPHLPEKQATGRFEEDFIEKRKRRLILWMDHMTSHPVLSQYEGFQHFLSCLDNRQWKMGKRRAERDEMVGASFLLTFQIPTEHQDLQDVEDRVDTFKAFSKKMDDSVLQLSTVASELGLLSNFPDIIHLQKGAFAKVKESQRMSDEGRMVQEEADGIRRRCRVVGFALQAEMNHFHQRRELDFKHMMQSYLRQQILFYQRVGQQLEKTLRMYDHL